In Neovison vison isolate M4711 chromosome 11, ASM_NN_V1, whole genome shotgun sequence, one genomic interval encodes:
- the LOC122889111 gene encoding 60S ribosomal protein L23a-like, translating to MAPKAKKEAPAPPKAEAKAKALKAKKAVLKGVHSHKKKKICTSPTFRRPKTLRLRRQPKYPRKSAPRRNKLDHYAIIKFPLTTESAMKKIEDNNTLVFIVDVKANKHQIKQAVKKLYDIDVAKVNTLIRPDGEKKAYVRLAPDYDALDVANKIGII from the coding sequence ATGGCGCCGAAAGCTAAGAaggaagcccctgcccctcccaaagccgaagccaaagcaaaggctttgaaagcCAAGAAAGCGGTGCTGAAAGGCGtccacagtcacaaaaaaaagaagatctgcACATCACCTACCTTCCGACGACCCAAGACTCTGCGTCTCCGAAGGCAACCCAAATATCCTCGAAAGAGCGCccccaggagaaacaagcttgaccactatgccatcatcaagttccccctgactactgagtcagccatgaagaaaatagaagacaacaacacacttgtgttcattgtggatgtcaaggccaacaagcaccagatcaaacaggctgtgaagaagctctatgacattgatgtagccaaggtcaacaccttaatcaggcctgatggagagaagaaggcatacgttcggctggcccctgactatgatgctttggatgttgccaacaaaattgggatcatctaa